In Gossypium arboreum isolate Shixiya-1 chromosome 6, ASM2569848v2, whole genome shotgun sequence, the following are encoded in one genomic region:
- the LOC128294206 gene encoding putative disease resistance protein RGA4, with product MAEVFLSPLVGTILDSLNSWSLKGLELAGSLKTEVASLESTLTTIQAVLQDAEEKQWKSKAIRDWLGKLKQAAYDLEVVLDDFNTEALRRSLHTDARSQVTTFISLRNPLLFRLDMARKFKNVRVKLDAIAGEKSKFHLREGVGEAEIERNEDRQTSSLVTESEVLGRADEKEKIVSMLLSNVSHHDDLSVYAICGMGGLGKTTIAQLVYNDENVVKVFDLRGWVCVSDDFDIKRLTKAIVESFGWNSRDIQELDPLQRCLVEKLVGKRFLLVLDDVWNEYDDKWDRLKQALQCGRKGSTVIVTTRLEKVALMMATTSFHRLGCLSDDDSWSLFKQRAFGMGMSGSSANLETIGRQIVRRCGGVPLAIKAIGSILRFRSQESEWLRVKDSEIWDLEDEGSRRILAALRLSYEHLPPYMRQCFSFCSIFPKDFVMIKDKLIGLWMANGFIPSGGALDLHDTGCEIFSELTWRSFFQEINEDIDGTVTCKMHDLIHDLATSIMRQECCVIKPNEGSQIPKTARHLFVNNRSLSTSVVDLTTLQPLQSLILGCYHLNLSNPSHFISKQKYLKVLDLESNFCNIAFKISKHLRYLRLDGFNVKTLPESTSSLHSLQTLSLRYCGNLRMLPKGTKNLKNLRYLDIRDCHALTSMPVALGQLSFLRKLSMFIVGKEEGCGIDELKELALEGELSIKGLHNVKSSMEAKNANLIKKHNLRSLSLSWRINRNENSPHQNDEEVLSALQPHSNLKKLCIIDYQGLTLPYWMMDLLLPNLVEISLGNCERCHQLPPLGKLRFLKVLNIWGMGALKYIDNNFYGDMESSFPSLEVLGIREAPCLEEWTTVYGTEHFPVLSSLTIYSCPKLVKLPLLQSLKDLHIGGTNVTLLTPLIMNATVLTSLEISDFTELPDGLLQNQKQLDRLSVLCCSLKSSSDLLDNLSSLKYLDIQACSIESLPAGLQNLSSLKTLHLNCCNSLVSLPVNGLQDLSSLSSLQIQNCKALASLSEGVGYLTSLQDFLINGCPELTSLPRSIQHLSSLRYLRIWHCRDLISLPDEIQHLTLLSELEIKHCYNLMSLPQGVRNLTALQKLTINGCPHLQRRCKKLRGEDWPNIAHIPSIEIFNKRW from the exons ATGGCAGAGGTATTTCTTTCACCCCTTGTAGGTACAATATTGGACAGCTTGAACTCGTGGTCCTTGAAAGGGCTGGAACTTGCTGGGAGCCTCAAAACAGAAGTTGCGAGTCTTGAAAGTACGCTTACTACAATCCAAGCTGTGCTCCAAGATGCAGAGGAGAAGCAATGGAAGAGTAAAGCTATCAGGGACTGGCTTGGGAAGCTTAAACAAGCAGCTTACGATCTAGAAGTTGTGCTTGATGATTTCAACACCGAAGCTCTAAGGCGTAGCCTTCATACGGATGCAAGAAGCCAGGTAACCACCTTCATTTCCTTGCGGAATCCCCTCTTGTTTCGCTTAGATATGGCACGTAAGTTTAAGAATGTAAGGGTGAAATTAGATGCCATTGCTGGGGAGAAAAGTAAGTTCCACTTGAGAGAGGGTGTGGGAGAAGCTGAAATTGAGCGGAATGAGGATAGGCAAACCAGCTCCCTCGTGACAGAATCAGAAGTACTTGGTAGAGCTGATGAGAAGGAAAAGATAGTTAGTATGTTACTTAGTAATGTGAGTCACCATGATGACCTCTCTGTTTATGCAATATGCGGAATGGGTGGTCTTGGTAAGACAACAATTGCTCAATTGGTTTACAATGACGAAAATGTGGTCAAAGTCTTCGATTTGAGAGGTTGGGTGTGTGTATCTGATGATTTTGATATAAAAAGGTTGACTAAAGCGATTGTGGAATCCTTTGGATGGAACTCGCGTGATATCCAAGAGCTAGATCCCCTGCAGCGGTGTTTAGTAGAGAAGCTTGTTGGGAAACGGTTTTTGCTCGTACTAGATGATGTGTGGAATGAGTACGATGACAAGTGGGATAGATTGAAACAAGCTCTACAGTGTGGACGGAAAGGAAGTACAGTGATTGTCACTACTCGACTCGAGAAAGTTGCTCTTATGATGGCTACAACTTCTTTCCATCGCTTGGGATGTTTGTCGGATGATGATTCTTGGTCTTTATTCAAGCAAAGAGCCTTTGGGATGGGAATGAGCGGAAGCAGCGCGAACCTGGAAACCATTGGGAGGCAAATAGTGCGGAGATGTGGAGGGGTACCATTGGCAATTAAGGCCATAGGAAGCATATTGCGTTTTAGAAGTCAAGAAAGTGAATGGTTACGTGTCAAAGATAGTGAGATATGGGATTTGGAAGATGAGGGAAGCAGAAGAATCTTAGCTGCGTTGAGGCTAAGTTATGAACATCTTCCACCGTATATGAGACAATGTTTTTCATTTTGCTCGATATTTCCCAAAGATTTTGTGATGATAAAGGACAAGCTTATAGGACTATGGATGGCAAATGGATTTATTCCTTCTGGAGGAGCATTGGATTTGCATGATACGGGTTGTGAAATATTCTCTGAATTAACTTGGAGGTCCTTTTTTCAAGAAATCAATGAGGATATCGATGGAACTGTTACATGTAAAATGCATGATCTCATCCATGATCTTGCAACATCGATTATGAGACAAGAGTGCTGTGTGATTAAGCCAAATGAGGGGTCACAAATTCCAAAAACTGCTCGTCACTTGTTTGTTAATAATAGAAGTCTATCGACAAGTGTTGTGGACTTAACCACATTGCAACCGCTGCAATCTTTGATCCTAGGCTGCTATCACTTAAACCTCTCTAATCCTTCTCATTTCATCAGTAAACAAAAGTATCTCAAGGTGTTGGATCTGGAGTCTAATTTTTGCAATATTGCATTTAAAATTTCGAAACACTTGAGGTATCTTCGCCTTGACGGTTTTAATGTGAAAACTTTACCTGAATCAACAAGCTCTCTTCATAGCTTGCAGACACTAAGCCTCAGATATTGTGGCAATCTTCGAATGTTACCCAAAGGTACGAAGAACTTGAAAAATCTTAGGTACTTGGACATCAGAGATTGCCATGCACTAACTTCCATGCCTGTTGCATTGGGACAGTTGTCTTTTTTGCGCAAGCTTAGCATGTTCATTGTGGGAAAGGAAGAAGGTTGCGGCATTGATGAGTTGAAAGAGTTGGCCCTTGAGGGGGAGTTGAGCATCAAAGGACTTCACAACGTGAAGAGTTCGATGGAAGCTAAAAATGCAAATTTGATAAAGAAGCACAATTTAAGATCACTTAGCTTATCTTGGCGAATAAACCGCAACGAGAACTCTCCTCAtcaaaatgatgaagaggttcTTAGTGCTCTCCAACCTCATTCAAACTTGAAGAAGTTATGCATAATTGATTACCAAGGTTTGACGTTGCCATATTGGATGATGGATCTGCTTCTACCAAACCTTGTTGAAATCTCACTAGGAAACTGTGAAAGATGCCATCAGCTACCACCTCTAGGGAAATTGCGCTTCCTTAAGGTCCTTAATATTTGGGGAATGGGTGCCCTGAAGTATATTGACAACAACTTCTATGGTGATATGGAAAGTTCTTTTCCATCACTCGAGGTTCTCGGAATACGTGAGGCGCCATGTTTGGAGGAATGGACAACAGTGTATGGTACAGAACATTTTCCTGTCCTGAGTTCATTAACTATTTATTCTTGTCCTAAGTTGGTTAAACTGCCATTGCTTCAATCTCTAAAAGATCTACATATTGGAGGAACTAATGTTACTTTGCTCACACCTTTGATTATGAATGCCACGGTTCTTACCTCTCTCGAGATTAGTGACTTCACTGAGTTACCGGACGGACTATTGCAAAATCAAAAGCAACTTGATCGGTTGTCTGTTCTTTGTTGTAGTCTAAAGTCTTCATCCGATCTGCTGGATAATCTATCCTCCCTTAAATACTTGGATATTCAAGCTTGCTCAATTGAAAGCTTGCCTGCAGGACTACAAAACCTCAGCTCTTTAAAAACTTTGCATTTAAATTGTTGTAACAGCCTTGTATCCCTTCCGGTAAATGGATTGCAAGACTTATCTTCCTTATCTTCACTACAGATTCAAAATTGTAAGGCATTAGCCTCTTTATCTGAGGGTGTGGGATATCTGACTTCACTCCAAGACTTTCTTATTAATGGATGTCCAGAGTTAACCTCATTGCCAAGGAGTATCCAACACCTCTCTTCTCTTCGATATCTGCGGATTTGGCATTGTAGGGATTTAATTTCTCTCCCAGATGAGATACAACACCTCACCTTGCTTTCAGAATTGGAGATAAAGCATTGCTATAATTTGATGTCATTGCCTCAAGGGGTACGTAACCTCACTGCGCTGCAAAAGCTAACGATCAATGGATGCCCCCATCTGCAAAGACGGTGTAAGAAATTGAGAGGAGAGGATTGGCCGAACATAGCCCACATTCCGTCCATTGAAATCTTTAACAAG CGTTGGTGA
- the LOC108480205 gene encoding probable hexosyltransferase MUCI70 translates to MSSSIFNNNSISISVSDDDPDELGRMRVRVRRKRKKHGDQRGRNECTQLLIRWFVKYWILLVFLPAAALLIFEATRIGKKPGLAVNSGVNEVKKPGSLGNIEPISKLKELSNLNRLDPTTHVVGGVRERCLKLLPAEELEHLELPLNEESSSNLVKRLVYISDQETPYGAGESTVSWQRINDTRFNLFTGNQTMDEREKSFKVNETAVIHCGFYSENGGFKISDEDKIYMQSCKVAVSTCAFGGGDDLYQPIGMSEASLKKVCYVAFWDEITLAAQELQGNKIGDDGFIGKWRIVIVKNLPFVDQRLNGKIPKMLPHRLFPHAKYSIWVDSKSQFRRDPLGVIEALLLRTNSVLAISEHGARSSVYDEAKAVVRKHKATPEEVEVQITQYRKDGLPADKRFNGKKALNEASVIVREHTTLTNMLMCLWFNEVVRFTSRDQLSFPYVLWRLKVVKNINAFPVCTRKDLVNSMGHIRKAKPLTN, encoded by the exons ATGTCCTCTTCAATCTTCAACAACAACAGCATTTCAATCTCGGTTTCAGATGACGATCCCGATGAACTGGGTCGAATGCGGGTTCGGGTCCGACGGAAACGAAAGAAACACGGTGACCAACGTGGCCGGAACGAGTGCACTCAACTACTCATTCGTTGGTTCGTCAAATATTGGATACTCCTCGTTTTCCTCCCGGCCGCCGCCCTTCTGATTTTCGAGGCCACCAGGATCGGTAAAAAGCCCGGTTTGGCTGTCAACTCGGGAGTTAATGAAGTGAAGAAACCCGGTTCGTTGGGTAACATAGAACCCATAAGTAAACTTAAGGAACTAAGCAATTTGAACCGGTTAGATCCAACCACTCATGTTGTCGGTGGTGTTAGAGAAC GTTGCTTGAAGCTCCTACCAGCTGAGGAACTTGAGCATTTGGAGCTTCCTTTGAATGAAGAATCAAGTAGTAATCTTGTTAAGAGATTAGTGTACATATCGGATCAAGAAACTCCATACGGTGCTGGGGAGTCTACCGTCTCTTGGCAGCGTATTAATGACACGCGATTTAATCTATTCACCGGAAATCAAACAATGGATGAGAGAGAGAAAAGCTTTAAG GTGAATGAGACTGCGGTTATACATTGCGGTTTTTATAGTGAAAATGGTGGTTTTAAAATATCTGATGAAGACAAAATTTATATGCAAAGTTGCAAAGTTGCGGTTTCTACTTGTGCGTTTGGTGGCGGAGATGATCTTTATCAACCTATAGGAATGTCAGAGGCATCGCTTAAAAAG GTTTGCTATGTTGCATTTTGGGATGAAATTACACTTGCGGCACAAGAATTACAGGGCAATAAGATTGGTGACGATGGATTTATAGGGAAATGGCGTATCGTGATTGTGAAAAACCTTCCTTTCGTAGACCAAAGGTTGAATGGGAAAATTCCCAAG ATGTTGCCGCATCGGCTCTTTCCTCATGCAAAGTATTCTATATGGGTAGACTCAAAATCCCAATTCAGGAGGGATCCTTTAGGTGTGATAGAAGCACTTCTTTTGCGTACGAATTCTGTGCTTGCCATTTCAGAGCATGGAGCTCGTAGTAGTGTCTATGATGAGGCAAAGGCTGTTGTCAGGAAACACAAAGCCACACCAGAAGAAGTTGAGGTGCAAATTACTCAGTATCGTAAGGATGGTCTTCCTGCAGACAAGAGATTTAATGGAAAGAAAG CTCTAAATGAAGCCTCTGTCATTGTGAGGGAGCATACAACTCTGACAAATATGCTAATGTGCCTATGGTTTAACGAGGTTGTTCGTTTCACTTCAAGGGATCAATTAAGCTTTCCATATGTTCTCTGGCGGCTGAAAGTGGTTAAGAACATCAATGCATTCCCCGTCTGCACACGCAAAGATCTTGTTAATAGCATGGGCCACATACGCAAAGCTAAGCCTTTGACAAATTGA
- the LOC108481814 gene encoding uncharacterized protein LOC108481814: MATATNRLFRTSNKPLGHVFSSSSWPSSPLKTVRYTTSKGRVDNKKNCGSNERKPPAVFKSPGATTTVETAADVKRVDWGRELASLMVKAMNGMREMVIKPVLKLRPWRLYVQMVIENGILNCRFFTIFAVVGSLLGSILCFMEGSFLIMESYLQYFHSLLSKKLDQEHIIHLLIEAIDMFLVGTAMLMFGMGLYIMFVGSKTLKGGAPLPRSNLFGLFHLKTLPAWVEMKSISQAKSKIGHAIMMILQVGVLEKFKGIPIVTSLDLACFAASLFVSSACVFLLSKLSVGTSMRD, from the exons ATGGCTACCGCCACCAATAGATTGTTCCGTACATCAAACAAGCCATTGGGTCATGTTTTCTCTTCATCTTCATGGCCTTCATCGCCGTTGAAAACCGTGAGGTACACAACAAGCAAGGGAAGAGTTGATAATAAGAAAAATTGTGGGAGTAATGAGAGGAAACCGCCGGCGGTTTTCAAGTCTCCGGGGGCAACTACGACGGTGGAAACGGCAGCCGACGTAAAGAGAGTTGATTGGGGGAGAGAGTTGGCTTCTTTGATGGTGAAGGCTATGAATGGCATGCGTGAGATGGTTATAAAGCCGGTGTTGAAACTAAGACCTTGGAGATTATATGTTCAAATGGTCATTGAAAATGGTATCCTTAATTGTAGATTCTTCACCATATTTGCTGTTGTGGGATCTTTGCTTGGATCTATATTATGTTTCATGGAG GGAAGCTTTCTCATTATGGAGTCATATTTACAATATTTCCATAGCTTATTATCAAAAAAGTTGGATCAAGAACATATCATCCACCTTCTAATTGAAGCCATTG ATATGTTCTTGGTTGGAACCGCCATGCTTATGTTTGGGATGGGGCTTTACATCATGTTTGTGGGTTCCAAGACTTTGAAAGGAGGTGCTCCACTTCCAAGATCTAATTTGTTTGGTCTCTTCCATTTGAAG ACACTCCCAGCTTGGGTTGAAATGAAATCAATTTCACAAGCAAAGTCAAAAATTGGGCATGCCATCATGATGATACTTCAAGTTGGAGTTTTGGAGAAATTCAAGGGCATACCAATTGTTACAAGCTTGGACCTTGCCTGCTTTGCTGCTTCACTTTTTGTTTCCTCAGCTTGTGTATTCCTTCTGTCCAAGCTTTCAGTTGGCACCAGCATGCGAGATTAG
- the LOC108480917 gene encoding uncharacterized protein LOC108480917: MELQSVCHSFHAPRFKFRNHRRFSFQSNLKPPITNPTLRTRNPRLQHVSKWSFTREVKKIVCVSGSNSNPISVGVEPFRGKSGSVSFHGLTHQLVEENKLMSAPFQEEKGSLLWVLAPVALICSLIVPQFFFSNAIEAFFKDETLIEIVSSFSFEVMFYLGLGMFLLVTDHVQRPYIQFSAKRWGLITGLKGYLTSAFLSMGFKVIAPLVAVYVTWPVLGFPTLVAVAPFLAGCAAQFAFEMALEKRQSSCWPLVPIIFEVYRLYQLTRATQFIQHFLLLMKDSPRTPEMFERGGALIGMIGTFQALAVVCLWSLITFLLRLFPSRPVAENY; encoded by the exons aTGGAACTTCAATCCGTTTGCCATAGCTTTCATGCCCCAAGGTTCAAATTCCGCAATCATCGTCGCTTTTCGTTTCAATCT AATTTGAAGCCCCCTATCACCAACCCCACACTAAGAACTCGAAATCCCAGGCTTCAACATGTATCAAAAT gGTCTTTTACACGTGAAGTGAAAAAGATAGTGTGTGTTTCTGGTTCTAATTCAAACCCAATATCTGTTGGGGTTGAACCGTTTCGTGGAAAATCCGGTTCAGTTTCCTTCCATGGGTTAACTCATCAGCTTGTTGAAGAGAACAAATTAATGTCAGCTCCATTCCAAGAAGAAAAAGGATCTTTACTTTGGGTATTAGCACCTGTTGCATTGATTTGTTCATTGATTGTTCCTCAATTTTTCTTTAGCAATGCAATTGAAGCTTTCTTCAAGGATGAGACACTCATAG AAATTGTCTCATCGTTCTCCTTTGAAGTGATGTTCTATCTCGGTCTTGGGATGTTCCTACTTGTGACTGATCATGTTCAAAGACCATATATACAATTCAGCGCCAAGAGATGGGGTCTCATTACCGGACTCAAGGGGTACCTAACATCGGCATTCTTGTCAATGGGTTTCAAGGTTATTGCTCCTCTCGTTGCCGTCTACGTAACTTGGCCGGTACTCGGCTTCCCAACATTGGTTGCAGTGGCTCCTTTCCTAGCAGGCTGCGCAGCTCAATTTGCATTTGAGATGGCTCTCGAAAAACGACAGTCATCCTGTTGGCCCCTTGTTCCTATTATTTTCGAG GTGTATAGATTGTATCAGTTGACAAGAGCTACTCAATTCATTCAACATTTTTTGTTGCTGATGAAAGATTCACCAAGAACCCCAGAGATGTTCGAGAGAGGTGGTGCACTGATTGGAATGATCGGAACTTTCCAAGCCCTTGCCGTGGTTTGCCTTTGGTCGTTGATAACATTTCTCCTAAGGCTTTTTCCTTCCAGACCTGTTGCAGAGAACTATTGA
- the LOC108481815 gene encoding putative disease resistance protein RGA3 yields the protein MAEVFLSPLVGTMLDVLKSGSLEGLELAGSLKTEVESLQSTLTTIQAVLQDAEEKQWKSKAIKDWLGKLKQVAYGLEVVLDDFNTEALRRSLHTDARSQVTSFFSSRNPLLFRLDMARKFKNVRVKLDAIAGEKSKFHLREDVGEAEIERNEDRQTSSLVTEPEVLGRADEKEKIVSMLLSNVSHHDDLSVYAICGMGGLGKTTIAQLVYNDKNVAKVFDLRGWVCVSDDFDIKRLTKAILESFGGKSGDIQELDPLQRCLVEKLVGKRFLLVLDDVWNEHHDKWDRLKQALQCGRKGSTVIVTSRLEKVALMMATTPFYPLGCLSDDDSWSLFKQRAFGMGMNGSNANLETIGRLIVQRCGGVPLAIKTIGSILRFRSQESEWLRVKDSEIWDLEDEGSRILSVLRLSYEHLPPYMRQCFSFCSIFPKDFVMKKDVLIGLWMANGFIPSRGALDLHDMGCEIFSELTWRSFFQEIKEDVDGTVTCKMHDLIHDLATSIMGQECCVIDANEGSQIPKTARHLFVRNCSPSTSIMGLTTLQPLQSLILRGYGINVSNLSRFISKQKYLKVLDVDFNFSNIAFKSSKTLEVSSP from the coding sequence ATGGCAGAGGTATTTCTTTCACCCCTTGTCGGTACCATGTTGGACGTCTTGAAGTCGGGGTCCTTGGAAGGGCTGGAACTTGCTGGGAGCCTCAAAACAGAAGTTGAGAGTCTTCAAAGTACTCTTACTACAATCCAAGCTGTGCTCCAAGATGCAGAGGAGAAGCAATGGAAGAGTAAAGCTATCAAGGACTGGCTTGGGAAGCTTAAACAAGTAGCTTACGGTCTAGAAGTTGTGCTTGATGATTTCAACACTGAAGCTCTAAGGCGTAGCCTGCATACGGATGCAAGAAGCCAGGTAACCAGCTTCTTTTCTTCGCGGAATCCGCTCTTGTTTCGCTTAGATATGGCACGTAAGTTTAAGAATGTAAGGGTGAAATTAGATGCCATTGCTGGGGAGAAAAGTAAGTTCCACTTGAGAGAGGATGTGGGAGAAGCTGAAATTGAACGGAATGAGGATAGGCAAACCAGCTCCCTTGTGACAGAACCGGAAGTACTTGGCAGAGCTGATGAGAAGGAAAAGATAGTTAGTATGTTACTTAGTAATGTGAGTCACCATGATGACCTCTCTGTTTATGCAATATGCGGAATGGGGGGTCTTGGTAAGACAACAATTGCTCAATTGGTTTACAATGACAAAAATGTGGCCAAAGTCTTCGATTTGAGAGGTTGGGTGTGTGTATCTGATGATTTTGATATAAAAAGGTTGACTAAAGCGATTTTGGAATCCTTTGGAGGGAAGTCGGGTGATATCCAAGAGCTAGATCCCCTGCAGCGGTGTTTAGTAGAGAAGCTTGTTGGGAAACGGTTTTTGCTCGTACTAGATGATGTGTGGAATGAGCACCATGACAAGTGGGATAGATTGAAACAAGCTCTGCAGTGTGGACGGAAAGGAAGTACAGTGATTGTCACTTCTCGACTCGAGAAAGTTGCTCTTATGATGGCTACAACTCCTTTCTATCCCTTGGGATGTCTGTCGGATGATGATTCTTGGTCTTTGTTCAAGCAAAGAGCCTTTGGGATGGGAATGAATGGAAGCAACGCGAACCTGGAAACCATTGGCAGGCTAATAGTGCAGAGATGTGGAGGGGTACCATTGGCAATTAAGACCATTGGAAGCATATTGCGTTTTAGAAGTCAAGAAAGTGAATGGTTACGTGTCAAAGATAGTGAGATATGGGATTTGGAAGATGAGGGAAGCAGAATCTTATCTGTGCTGAGGCTAAGTTATGAACATCTTCCACCGTATATGAGACAATGTTTTTCATTTTGCTCGATATTTCCCAAAGATTTTGTCATGAAAAAGGACGTGCTTATAGGACTATGGATGGCAAATGGATTTATTCCTTCTCGAGGAGCATTGGATTTGCATGATATGGGTTGTGAAATATTCTCTGAATTAACTTGGAGGTCCTTTTTTCAAGAAATCAAAGAGGATGTTGATGGAACTGTTACATGTAAAATGCATGATCTTATCCATGATCTTGCAACATCGATTATGGGACAAGAGTGCTGTGTGATTGATGCAAATGAGGGGTCACAAATTCCAAAAACTGCTCGTCACTTGTTTGTTCGTAATTGCAGTCCATCGACAAGCATTATGGGCTTAACGACATTGCAACCGCTGCAATCTTTGATCCTACGTGGCTATGGCATTAACGTCTCTAATCTTTCCCGTTTCATCAGTAAACAAAAGTATCTCAAGGTGTTGGATGTGGATTTTAATTTTAGCAATATTGCATTTAAAAGTTCGAAAACACTTGAGGTATCTTCGCCTTAA